The Setaria viridis chromosome 9, Setaria_viridis_v4.0, whole genome shotgun sequence sequence AACATGTACATATTAGGCATCTGACATGTTACATATTCTGTGAAATATTCTTTAAGATAAGTGGGTTGGCAGGTACATGTTCCTTCTTGTCAGCTTATTGTAGCTTTGTTAGCTGTTACGTTGTTTGCTAAGAACTATATTCAATATGTTTTCCCATGTTAAACTGTTGAGCATTTTAGGCAGCACAAGATCTTATTGGGAAACTTTTAGAAAATACGCGAACCCTCTAGGGCTAAAACGGCACCAAAATTTATCTAGAGTTTATATTTTGCCTACTGCCTTAAAAAATTTCTTCTCAAAATGACACTCTGGCAAGGTTCACAGAGTGCATTTTCTCTAAACCCCTCGCAATTGTTAATTCCCAATTACCCTGTTCTCCCTTTGGCTGGTAGTACGCTGCCTTACTCTTTTCTCTGGTAGCTGTTGCCTCACTGGCACTGATGTACCAGGCGTTCTGCGCCATTGCCATAATCGactgacccaatttggttggaTACTACAGTAAACACCTTTTAGTAATTCAGTCCATTCGATTTGACAGCTGCCTGCAATTTGTCCTTTTTCAGCTTGAACTCTGGAATGTTTGGACTTTCAGGAGGGCTGAAATGTGTTGATTCTAATGTCACCTAATGCAGTAATGCATAATCACTAAAATTGCGAGCTTATTTCCTGCCATGTACTGAGGTACTATTCAACCAAAGATCTAATACCAtttgctcttcttccttttttcacAGATGCGAACAGTAAAAGTTAGCAACCTTTCGTTAAATGCTGTGAAAAGAGAGATAACAGAGTTCTTTAGTTTCTCCGGGGATATAGAATATGTTGAAATGCAAAGGTAATTTGTCACTGCTTCTAGTATTGGCTGTATATGCCTGGAAAATTGGAATTATACTTCTTAAAATATTTGCTTCTCTTTTCATCAGTGAATCCGAATGGTCACAGCTTGCTTATGTCACATTTAAAGACTCACAGGGAGCAGACACTGCTGTTCTTCTCTCGGTATGTTCAAATTCCTGCAACTCATTTCTTGCCATAGCCATTTAGTTTTTTCTGTTGCACTAGGATGGTCTTACCCTTTTCTGTTCATGCTATTTCATCTCAAATCTTTTGTTTTGATCCAGTATATGGCTTGCAATATCTGATTATTTGTTAACAGGGGGCAACAATTGTTGATCGTGCTGTCATCATAACTCCAGCTGAGAACTATCAGCTGCCTCCTGAAGCGCTCAAACAATTATCGGTAAGAATATTTTACATTTTATGACATGATCCTCATTTCAAGTTACATCAAATTCAGAAGAAAACTGGCCATTTTATTGGATTAAGATTACTTTTGTTCCCAAACTGAAGAGCTAGTTTATTGCAAGTTGTTTTCACAAACAATTTATTCTCGCTATGAGAGTGTTTAGGGGTTAGCCGGTTAGGGCAGTTGTTCACATAATCACATTCTACTTATCAAGAAAATACTCAGCATTGCAAACAATAAGAAAGTAGTGTATCTTTAACAATTCTAAACAAACTATGCATGGTGACAATCAGCAAGAAAACTTCTCAATTGGGCAGTTAATTTGAATCAGTTCTATTCAGCAAAATGAAATGCATGTGCTGTCTCTCAAGTCACTTACGTGGAAGTTTACTTTACAGTCCATTTGATGATCTGCGGTTCATTTTCAGATACAGCAGTACTTTTCTTGGATATGTACTGATATACTTTTTTTTGCATCTTGTTGGTACAAAAAGGGAGCAAGCCCCACTACTGAATCTACAGTCAGGAAGGCAGAAGATGTTGTCAGCAGCATGTTGGCCAAGGGCTTTGTCCTCAGCAAGGATGCTCTCAACTTAGCAAAATCCTTTGACGAGCGTCACAATATCCTGTCCAATGCTACTGCTACGGTCGCATCTATAGACCGCCAGTATGGCCTGAGTGAAAAGATCAATCTGGGCCGAGCCATTGTTGGCAGCAAGGTCAAGGAGGTGGATGAACGGTACCAGGTCTCAGAACTCACTAAATCTGCTTTGGCTGCTGCTGAGCAGAAAGCCAGCATTGCAGGCTCTGCCATCTTGAGTAACCAATATGTCTCAGCTGGTGCCTCCTGGTTAACCAGCGCATTTGGTATGGTAACTAAGGCGGCAGGTGACATGACCTCGATGGCGAAAGACAAGGTAGAGAGGGCTGAGGAGGAGAGGAAAGCCATCATGTGGGAGGAGAGGAACGGGCTGGTGAGCGAGTATGCAAAGATGCACCTTGATGAGCCCTCTTCATGGGAACCTGCAGTTCTTCCTTTGGAATCAGTGGATGAGCAGAAGCTCCAGGCTGTGTGATCGCTTCTCACACGTAATTCTTTTGCTGCTTGTCCTATATATAGATGATTCTTTTTCGTCGATGCACTAGATCAAAACAGAGGGTCATAATCACTATAGTGTCATGTAAATTTCAGAGCGTTGTCATTGTTTTCTTACCAGCTTTGTTATACTAGACCACTGAATGTGAATGGTCTACTTGTTTCTGCTACTACATACTGTAATACAGCTTGCTCCGTTAGATACAGCTTCTAATGCTGAGTTGAAACGTGGTTACTAAATTTACTGCTCCAGCACCTTCCAGGATTCCTGTTGCAACTCCAGAACTATGTGCTGCAAGTATCTGATGTTACCTGCTAAATGTTGAACTATACCAATTACCAAAAGAATTCGTCGGAAAATTGTGTCTTGTTTACAGTTTCATTATATACAGCACCAAAATTATGGGACGTCAAGCTCTATGGATCCCGTAAGAAATAATCTGTCTAGCAGACACGATAGCTTTCATCGTGCTTGCACTACGTTACACTTTCAATACACTTGCAGCACAATGACCTTTTCTGGAAAACACCTATGTCTGCAACAAGAAATTTCGTGCGCTAGGGGCTCATAGCAGCCTGACGCTTTGCGTACACCTGACACCTCCCCTCGTGCTTGACGGACACTTCCGTAATCCCTAGCTCTTCTTGTAGCTGTTGCAGCTGGTTATTCGATTATCATGTCCTAATTGATTCTTGGTGTTGCCAATGATACAGGTAGCCAGCAGCCTCTGCTATTGGCGAGAGGAGGCATTGGTTGACAATGGCTTATGGCTTATGCACATGCCGCTTTGGATTGGCTCAAGGAGAAAAACAAATTGCAACTTGCACAGCACAGATAAGCTTCCTACGCGTACATACATTGACAGCCGATGAAGCCTGCAATTAACAAGATCCTAACACGTGTCACGAGCAGCCAAGATTGTATAGTGGTATAGTCAAATGTAACAGCCATGACCAATTTGGTTATGATGATCATGAACTCATCATAACATGGTAACTCTTGGACCGAACGTGTGGTGCCCTAAATTAAGCCCATGATGGTCATGCCTGATCCCTGACGGCGCACCATATGACTGCGCACCACCGTCAAAATGTTTTCAGAGTAGCCGCCAACCTGTTTCTTTCGGCCTAATCCATTTATCTCCTTTCCTTACTCGAGCAGTCTCTGTCTTCTGAAATATCTACGTGAGCTTTAACGATCTAAAACTGAAAAATCGTATACATCACCTGAAATTTAAAGATGAAGTGTTCGTCACTGGCGGCGCTTCCAACCTCCACGTGTCCTGGGTAAATTATCGAATCAAGTTTTGGACAGTTAAATAACGTCGGTCTACCGCACTCCAAAACATAATCTTACCATCAGCACATGGTAAATAATCTTCTTGCCAGGACTTAATCATAGCCTCCATGAACAATAAAGAGCAATAGTCATGCTTATTTGGAACGGATGAATCGCAAAACTAAAACCATAACGTATTTAAATTAAAGTTAGTTAATTATAGAATTTGGCACCAACTAATTCCAACAGGCGCACAATACTGTAAAATTTGCCCACTAAACTAGCGTAAATACAGTCatcttttgtaaaaaaaaaaatattataggaGTGTCTGCCTCCATCCGTCTGCCATAGTGCCATGCATTGATATTGATCCAGGCGTGTTGGAGTCACTTCTGCTAGTAGCAGTAGTGTTGCTTTGTACACTATGCATCTTCACGAAGAGGGAGAAAGCATGGGAAAATAAATGGAAATCATTCGGTAGAACAACCTTGCATATGATCGATAGCATCAACTAATCTATAGCCGCCCCCTCAAAACTAAAGTATACAGGCAATGCAAGCATAAACCCTCGTTGTGTTTATTCCAGATATATCCTGATCCGTATCAGTACATCTCTTTCCTAGCACCATCATCTCAGTCGTCATAGAAAGGACAGGCTAACGGAACCGATTGCAACAGGTATGGTGCACCTGTCAGAGCAAAGGGCGGCTGCCTTTAAATTGCTGGGTAAGTAAAGAACCGAAGATTGTGAGGTTTAACTGGCCATCACTCATCACGGCCAATCACATTAGATCGAGTACTCTAAACAATCGTCACAGCATCGTGTGCATCGTTTTGCAATTGATAGGTTGTTACTAAATCTTGCTTCCTAAGATTTGGTAGGTGCTGATGAACAATCAGTCCAAAAAGTATGTTTTTCGTTCCAAAAAGTATTGGTTAGTTtagttttgttctaagtcaaatgTCTTTAACTTCgatcaagtttatagaaaattaGTTAATCCACAATACGAAACAAATACAATAGCAATATATAAAGATGATTTAATGAAACTAGTTTGATATTGTTGTTagtccttttttttaaaaaaaacttgatcaaaacCGCTCTATGCTCACGCTTGCTTAAAGCCCCTGGTTTTGCGTCTGCCACTTGTGGACCAAATTGAAGCAATCCCAACTTCGAGGGAAGTGGGAACGGGGCTCTGTTCGTATGCTCAGGTCAGCTTTCAGTGCCACGACTGCGTG is a genomic window containing:
- the LOC117839714 gene encoding binding partner of ACD11 1 isoform X1 translates to MSPNAMRTVKVSNLSLNAVKREITEFFSFSGDIEYVEMQSESEWSQLAYVTFKDSQGADTAVLLSGATIVDRAVIITPAENYQLPPEALKQLSGASPTTESTVRKAEDVVSSMLAKGFVLSKDALNLAKSFDERHNILSNATATVASIDRQYGLSEKINLGRAIVGSKVKEVDERYQVSELTKSALAAAEQKASIAGSAILSNQYVSAGASWLTSAFGMVTKAAGDMTSMAKDKVERAEEERKAIMWEERNGLVSEYAKMHLDEPSSWEPAVLPLESVDEQKLQAV
- the LOC117839714 gene encoding binding partner of ACD11 1 isoform X3 produces the protein MEAHLPPIRGSPTPNACGSLLLEVTLLMRTVKVSNLSLNAVKREITEFFSFSGDIEYVEMQSESEWSQLAYVTFKDSQGADTAVLLSGATIVDRAVIITPAENYQLPPEALKQLSGASPTTESTVRKAEDVVSSMLAKGFVLSKDALNLAKSFDERHNILSNATATVASIDRQYGLSEKINLGRAIVGSKVKEVDERYQVSELTKSALAAAEQKASIAGSAILSNQYVSAGASWLTSAFGMVTKAAGDMTSMAKDKVERAEEERKAIMWEERNGLVSEYAKMHLDEPSSWEPAVLPLESVDEQKLQAV
- the LOC117839714 gene encoding binding partner of ACD11 1 isoform X2, with protein sequence MEMRTVKVSNLSLNAVKREITEFFSFSGDIEYVEMQSESEWSQLAYVTFKDSQGADTAVLLSGATIVDRAVIITPAENYQLPPEALKQLSGASPTTESTVRKAEDVVSSMLAKGFVLSKDALNLAKSFDERHNILSNATATVASIDRQYGLSEKINLGRAIVGSKVKEVDERYQVSELTKSALAAAEQKASIAGSAILSNQYVSAGASWLTSAFGMVTKAAGDMTSMAKDKVERAEEERKAIMWEERNGLVSEYAKMHLDEPSSWEPAVLPLESVDEQKLQAV